The DNA sequence CGCTATCGACTCGCCCAGCCGTTCTTTCGTCGCGTGCTCGCCGACGTGGACCTTCTGCTGGTGCAGGGAGAGACATCGGGACAGCATTTCATCGCGCTCGGCGCGGATCCATCGCGCGTGGTCGTCACGGGCAGCTTGAAGTTCGATTCTCTCGACTGGGCTGCGGCCGGATCCGTAGGGCGGGGTGATGACGGTGTCCTGCGTTACTTCCGTATGCCGGAATCGCGCGTCGTGATCATCGCGGCCAGCACGCTGCGCGGTGAGGAGACGACGGTACTTCGGGCGTTCCGCAGCGTGCAGCGAAAGGTGTCGAATGCGCTGCTGATCCTGGCGCCGCGGCACCCAGAGCGGTTCGACGAGGTCGTTCAACTTGCGTCCGAGGAAGGCTACCGAGCCACGCGACGGACGGAATTGCAGATCGACGCCGAGCTCCGAGACGAGGTGATCGTCCTCGACACGATGGGCGAGCTTGCGCGCCTCTATCAGATCGCGACGGTCGTCTTCGTGGGAGGGAGTCTCGTCGATGGCGGCGGACACAATATCCTGGAGCCAGCGCTGTTCGGCAAGCCGATTCTCTTCGGGCCCTACATGCGCAACTTCGCCGAGATTGCCGACGAGTTCCTGCGAAAAGGCGCGGCAGTGCAGATACGCGATGGCGTTCACCTCGCGACCGAAGTGCGCCAATTGCTGGACGACCCCGTGCGACGTACCGGCATGGGCGCCGCGGCACGTGCGCTGGTCGAAGCCAACCGCGGTGCGAAGGCGCGCACGCTCGAGGAGATCGAACGACTGCTGCCTCCGCCCCGCCGGGAGGAAAACGAAAAGATGCCGGCCATCTTTTTCAGATGAGTCACGAGACGAAGATGACAGGCGTCCTTTCGTTTTCCTCGCTCTACGCGGTGATGGCTCGGCGTCGGCGGCGATGGTATCGCGCGCATCCGGACGCGCGACGCACGCTCCATCGGCCAGTCATCAGCGTGGGGAACATTGCCGTGGGCGGACGGCGCAAGACACCTATTGTGGCGGCGCTGGCGCGGTGGCTCATCGAGAAGGGTGAGCGCCCGGCAATCTTGAGCCGTGGTTATGCGCGAGAGCAGCCTCGAGATGGCGTGGTGGTCGTGCGAGACGCCGAGAGGGTGCTCGCGCCGCTGACCGAGGCCGGAGATGAGCCTTTCCTCCTTGCGCAGAACCTCACGGGGTGCGCGGTGGTCGTTTGTGCGGATCGGTATCTGGCCGGACGATTGGCCGAATCGCGCCTGGGCTGCACGGTTCATCTGCTCGACGATGGCTTTCAACATTTCGCCTTGGCGCGCGATGTCGATCTGGTCGCGGTGGATCCTCAGGACGTGACGGCTGCGAGGGTCTTGCCGCACGGTCGGCTTCGCGAGTCGCCAGATGTGCTCGATGTTGCAGACGCGTTGATCTGGCTCGGGGCCGCCCACGACACCGCTCGCGACCGTCCGAGCGACAATGAGCTGCGGCCCCCGCAGTTCATCGCGCGCGATCGTCACGGCGTGCCGCGACCACTAGCGTCGAGCCTCGGCGTACCGGCGCTGGCGCCGCCCGCGCGCGTCGTGGGCGTCGCCGCAACTGCAGAGCCCGAGCGCTTCTTCGACCACCTCCGCGCCGCCGGCTGGGCACTGACCGACGCGCTCGGCTTTCCGGATCATCATCCGTTCAGCCAGCAGGATCTCGGGCGCGTGGCCACGCGAATGCAGGAGACCGGTGCTGTTGCCGTGTTGACCACGGAGAAGGACGGGGTGCGGCTCGACGCCCGTGGCGAGCTGCCGTTTCCGGCGGCGGTCGTTCCGCTCGCCGTCGATATCGAGCCGCGAGAAGCGTTCTTCTCGTGGCTGGCCGGCAAGCTCGAGGCGGCCGGTCATAAGGTCCCTGTAGGGAGGGGCCTTGAGGCCCCTCGGCCCGCGGCGGCGGAAAGGCCGTGCGCTACGTCGCGGAGCAGGAGTGGTGGGTCAGTACGCTAAGCTCACTTTGTGAACCAGTCGGGCTTTCGGCATCGTCTCGAGTACTTGGGCGTCAGCACCGCCACAACGTTGGTGCGCGCGCTGCCACAGCGGATGGTGCTCGCGCTCGGCACGCTGCTCGGCCTCGGGTTCTACACGCTGGACAGGCCGCATCGCCGGCTGACGCTGAGCAACCTCGCGTCGGCCTTTCCGACACGGTCGGTTCCCGAGCGCCGTGCCATCGCCCGAGGTGTGTTCGCGCACTTCGGCCGGCTGTTGTTCGAGCTGCTTCGGTTCAGCGGGCTGTCGCGCGACGAGATGCTGGCGCTGGTCGAGATCGAGGGTGAAGACCGCGTTCGAAGCGCCCTCGCGCAGGGACGCGGCGCGCTCTTAGTCACAGGACACTTCGGATTCTGGGAGATTCAGGCAATCGCGCACAGTCTCGTCTTTCCGCCGATCGCTGTCGTAGCCCGCACGCTGGACAACCCGCTGCTGGACGAGCTCCTCGGGCGCGTGCGCACCACGACAGGCAA is a window from the Luteitalea sp. genome containing:
- a CDS encoding glycosyltransferase produces the protein MRATDCALRGDEIAGSMPPMYLFYSVLSFVALLLASPYFAYRALRDGKYIRGFSQRLGSLPSSLNVEREPSIWIHAVSVGEALTARVLVDGLRKRYPSHKLFLSTTTRTGQEVAQTRVASIDGVFYLPFDWAWPIRRALDTVRPELFVMMETELWPNLLRACRARGVRTVLVNGRLSVRSHRRYRLAQPFFRRVLADVDLLLVQGETSGQHFIALGADPSRVVVTGSLKFDSLDWAAAGSVGRGDDGVLRYFRMPESRVVIIAASTLRGEETTVLRAFRSVQRKVSNALLILAPRHPERFDEVVQLASEEGYRATRRTELQIDAELRDEVIVLDTMGELARLYQIATVVFVGGSLVDGGGHNILEPALFGKPILFGPYMRNFAEIADEFLRKGAAVQIRDGVHLATEVRQLLDDPVRRTGMGAAARALVEANRGAKARTLEEIERLLPPPRREENEKMPAIFFR
- the lpxK gene encoding tetraacyldisaccharide 4'-kinase, coding for MSHETKMTGVLSFSSLYAVMARRRRRWYRAHPDARRTLHRPVISVGNIAVGGRRKTPIVAALARWLIEKGERPAILSRGYAREQPRDGVVVVRDAERVLAPLTEAGDEPFLLAQNLTGCAVVVCADRYLAGRLAESRLGCTVHLLDDGFQHFALARDVDLVAVDPQDVTAARVLPHGRLRESPDVLDVADALIWLGAAHDTARDRPSDNELRPPQFIARDRHGVPRPLASSLGVPALAPPARVVGVAATAEPERFFDHLRAAGWALTDALGFPDHHPFSQQDLGRVATRMQETGAVAVLTTEKDGVRLDARGELPFPAAVVPLAVDIEPREAFFSWLAGKLEAAGHKVPVGRGLEAPRPAAAERPCATSRSRSGGSVR